The Streptomyces sp. NBC_01353 genome contains a region encoding:
- a CDS encoding IucA/IucC family siderophore biosynthesis protein, producing the protein MNPVAHLTPARWADANRALIRKGLAEFAHERLLNPQELGESRYKVLGDDGATEYRFTADRFALDHWHVHPDSISRHRGEERLPLDALTFITELRGSLGLSDEILPVYLEEISSTLAGTAYKSTKPQVTAAELARADFQAIETGMTEGHPCFVANNGRLGFGVDEYRAYAPEAAGEIHLIWLAARHDRTTFTAGAGIEYDAFIRAELGDKTVDGFAEILAERGLDLADYLLMPAHPWQWWNKLSVTFAAEIAQERLVYLGEGDDGYLAQQSIRTFFNSSDPAKHYVKTALSVLNMGFMRGLSAAYMEATPAINDWLAGLIEADSVLQAARFSIIRERAAVGYRHLEYEAATDRYSPYRKMLAALWRESPVASLAPGERLATMASLLHVDHAGASFAGALIKDSGLAPTQWLRGYLDAYLLPVLHSFYAYDLVYMPHGENVILALDERGAVSRAIFKDIAEEICVMDPAAVLPPAVERVRAEVPEDMKLLSIFTDVFDCFFRFLASTLAAEGVLDEDEFWRTVAECVRGYQESKPELAEKFAQYDMFAETFALSALNRLQLRNNKQMVDLADPSAALQLVGDLVNPIARFTR; encoded by the coding sequence ATGAACCCCGTCGCCCACCTGACCCCCGCCCGCTGGGCGGACGCCAACCGCGCGCTGATCCGCAAGGGTCTCGCCGAGTTCGCCCACGAGCGTCTCCTCAACCCGCAGGAGCTGGGAGAGAGCCGCTACAAGGTCCTCGGCGACGACGGCGCGACCGAGTACCGCTTCACCGCCGACCGCTTCGCGCTCGACCACTGGCACGTCCACCCCGACTCCATCAGCCGCCACCGCGGCGAGGAGCGGCTCCCGCTCGACGCCCTCACGTTCATCACCGAGCTGCGCGGCTCGCTGGGCCTGAGCGACGAGATCCTGCCGGTCTACCTGGAGGAGATCTCCTCCACCCTGGCGGGTACGGCGTACAAGTCGACCAAGCCGCAGGTCACCGCCGCCGAGCTGGCGCGTGCGGACTTCCAGGCGATCGAGACCGGGATGACCGAGGGTCACCCCTGCTTCGTCGCCAACAACGGCCGGCTCGGCTTCGGCGTGGACGAGTACCGCGCGTACGCCCCCGAGGCCGCCGGCGAGATCCACCTGATCTGGCTGGCCGCCCGCCACGACCGCACCACCTTCACGGCCGGCGCGGGCATCGAGTACGACGCGTTCATCCGCGCCGAGCTGGGCGACAAGACCGTCGACGGGTTCGCCGAGATCCTCGCCGAGCGCGGCCTGGACCTGGCGGACTACCTGCTGATGCCGGCCCACCCCTGGCAGTGGTGGAACAAGCTGTCGGTCACCTTCGCCGCCGAGATCGCCCAGGAGCGCCTGGTCTATCTGGGCGAGGGCGACGACGGCTACCTGGCCCAGCAGTCGATCCGTACCTTCTTCAACTCCTCCGACCCGGCCAAGCACTACGTCAAGACGGCGCTGTCGGTCCTCAACATGGGCTTCATGCGCGGGCTCTCGGCCGCGTACATGGAGGCGACCCCGGCGATCAACGACTGGCTGGCGGGGCTGATCGAGGCCGACTCCGTCCTCCAGGCGGCCCGCTTCTCGATCATCCGCGAGCGGGCGGCCGTCGGCTACCGGCACCTGGAGTACGAGGCCGCCACCGACCGCTACTCGCCGTACCGCAAGATGCTCGCCGCGCTCTGGCGCGAGTCGCCGGTGGCCTCGCTGGCACCGGGCGAGCGGCTCGCGACGATGGCCTCGCTGCTCCACGTCGACCACGCGGGCGCGTCGTTCGCCGGGGCCCTCATCAAGGACTCGGGCCTGGCGCCGACGCAGTGGCTGCGCGGCTACCTGGACGCGTACCTGCTGCCGGTGCTGCACAGCTTCTACGCGTACGACCTGGTCTACATGCCGCACGGCGAGAACGTGATCCTGGCCCTCGACGAGCGGGGCGCGGTCTCCCGCGCGATCTTCAAGGACATCGCCGAGGAGATCTGCGTGATGGACCCGGCCGCGGTCCTGCCGCCGGCGGTGGAGAGGGTCCGCGCCGAGGTCCCCGAGGACATGAAGCTGCTGTCGATCTTCACGGACGTCTTCGACTGCTTCTTCCGCTTCCTCGCGTCGACGCTGGCGGCGGAGGGCGTGCTCGACGAGGACGAGTTCTGGCGGACGGTCGCGGAGTGCGTGCGCGGCTACCAGGAGTCGAAGCCGGAGCTGGCGGAGAAGTTCGCGCAGTACGACATGTTCGCGGAGACCTTCGCGCTCTCCGCCCTCAACCGCCTCCAGCTGCGCAACAACAAGCAGATGGTGGACCTGGCGGATCCGTCGGCGGCGCTCCAGCTCGTCGGCGACCTGGTGAACCCGATCGCGCGGTTCACCCGTTGA
- a CDS encoding GNAT family N-acetyltransferase, with amino-acid sequence MTVRIRPYDPLRDAELIHPWVTHPKAAFWMMQDAKLEDVEREYMAIAAHPHHDAFIGLVDEKPVFLMERYDPRYVELVGLYEPLPGDVGMHFLVAPTDTPVRGFTRTVITAVMAELFADPATERVVVEPDVGNTAVHALNEAVGFVPEREIQKPEKQALLSFCTRAQFETAVGVTI; translated from the coding sequence ATGACCGTTCGCATCCGTCCCTACGATCCCCTCAGGGACGCCGAGCTGATCCACCCCTGGGTCACTCACCCCAAAGCCGCCTTCTGGATGATGCAGGACGCGAAGCTCGAGGACGTCGAGCGCGAGTACATGGCGATAGCCGCCCACCCGCACCACGACGCCTTCATCGGCCTGGTGGACGAGAAGCCCGTCTTCCTGATGGAGCGGTACGACCCCCGGTACGTCGAACTGGTCGGCCTGTACGAGCCGCTCCCGGGCGACGTCGGCATGCACTTCCTCGTGGCGCCCACCGACACCCCCGTGCGCGGCTTCACCCGGACGGTCATCACCGCCGTGATGGCCGAGCTCTTCGCCGACCCGGCGACCGAGCGGGTCGTCGTCGAGCCGGACGTCGGCAACACCGCCGTCCACGCGCTCAACGAGGCCGTCGGCTTCGTGCCGGAGCGGGAGATCCAGAAGCCGGAGAAGCAGGCCCTGCTGAGCTTCTGCACCCGAGCGCAGTTCGAGACCGCCGTGGGAGTCACCATATGA
- a CDS encoding lysine N(6)-hydroxylase/L-ornithine N(5)-oxygenase family protein, translating into MSTPDTPDTYDFIGIGLGPFNLGLACLTEPIDELNGVFLESKPDFEWHSGMFLEGAHLQTPFMSDLVTLADPTSPYSFLSYLKEKGRLYSFYIRENFYPLRTEYNDYCRWAAAKLSSLRFSTTVASVSYDEAGEEYVVATEAGETFRARRIVLGTGTPPYVPDSCQGLGGDLIHNSRYLQNKEELQKKKSITLVGSGQSAAEIYYDLLSEIDVHGYKLNWVTRSPRFFPLEYTKLTLEMTSPEYVDYFHALPEQTRYRLETQQKNLFKGIDGELIDAIFDLLYQKNLAGPVPTRLLTNSALHSAAYDDTSGTYTLGFHQEEQEKDFTVETEGLILATGYKYAVPAFLEPVKDRLKWDGQGRFDVARNYSIDTTGRGVFLQNAAVHTHSITSPDLGMGAYRNAYIIGAMLGSDYYPVEKTIAFQEFAV; encoded by the coding sequence TTGTCCACGCCTGATACCCCCGACACGTACGACTTCATCGGCATCGGGCTCGGTCCGTTCAACCTCGGCCTCGCCTGCCTGACCGAGCCCATCGACGAGCTGAACGGCGTCTTCCTGGAGTCCAAGCCGGACTTCGAGTGGCACTCGGGGATGTTCCTCGAAGGCGCCCACCTCCAGACTCCGTTCATGTCGGACCTGGTCACGCTCGCCGACCCGACCTCCCCGTACTCCTTCCTCAGCTATCTGAAGGAGAAGGGCCGGCTCTACTCCTTCTACATCCGCGAGAACTTCTACCCGCTGCGCACCGAGTACAACGACTACTGCCGCTGGGCCGCCGCGAAGCTCTCCTCCCTCCGCTTCTCCACCACCGTCGCCTCCGTCTCGTACGACGAGGCGGGCGAGGAGTACGTGGTGGCGACCGAGGCCGGAGAGACGTTCCGCGCCCGCCGGATCGTGCTCGGCACCGGCACCCCTCCGTACGTCCCCGACTCCTGCCAGGGCCTCGGCGGCGACCTGATCCACAATTCGCGCTACCTCCAGAACAAGGAGGAGCTCCAGAAGAAGAAGTCGATCACCCTGGTCGGCAGCGGCCAGAGCGCGGCGGAGATCTACTACGACCTCCTCTCCGAGATCGACGTCCACGGCTACAAGCTCAACTGGGTGACCCGCTCCCCGCGCTTCTTCCCGCTGGAGTACACCAAGCTCACGCTGGAGATGACCTCGCCCGAGTACGTGGACTACTTCCACGCGCTGCCCGAGCAGACCCGGTACCGCCTGGAGACCCAGCAGAAGAACCTGTTCAAGGGCATCGACGGCGAGCTGATCGACGCGATCTTCGACCTGCTCTACCAGAAGAACCTGGCCGGCCCGGTCCCCACGCGCCTGCTGACCAACTCGGCGCTGCACTCCGCCGCGTACGACGACACGAGCGGCACGTACACGCTCGGCTTCCACCAGGAGGAGCAGGAGAAGGACTTCACGGTCGAGACCGAGGGCCTGATCCTCGCCACCGGCTACAAGTACGCCGTCCCCGCCTTCCTCGAGCCGGTCAAGGACCGCCTCAAGTGGGACGGACAGGGCCGCTTCGACGTGGCCCGCAACTACTCGATCGACACGACGGGCCGCGGCGTCTTCCTGCAGAACGCCGCCGTGCACACGCACTCCATCACCTCGCCCGACCTGGGCATGGGGGCGTACCGCAACGCGTACATCATCGGCGCCATGCTGGGCTCCGACTACTACCCCGTCGAGAAGACCATCGCTTTCCAGGAGTTCGCGGTATGA
- a CDS encoding aspartate aminotransferase family protein — protein sequence MRSHLLNDATAESYRRSVTEGVERVADKLATTRRPFTGVTPAELAPTVDAVDLDKPLGNSSAALDELESVYLRDAVYFHHPRYLGHLNCPVVIPAVLGEAVLSAVNSSLDTWDQSAGGTLIERKLIDWTCGRIGLGPAADGVFTSGGTQSNLQALLLAREEAKTRDLAKLRIFSSECSHFSVQKSATLLGLGANAVISIPVDRNKRMQSVVLAAELEACRAEGLTPMAIVATAGTTDFGSIDPLPEIAALADEYGAWMHVDAAYGCGLLASLTRRHLLDGIEHADSVTVDYHKSFFQPVSSSAVLVRDGATLRHATYHADYLNPRRTIAEQIPNQVDKSLQTTRRFDALKLWMTLRVMGADGVGELFDEVCDLAAAGFELLAADPRYDVVVQPQLSTLVYRYIPEAVTSPADIDRANLYARKALFASGEAVVAGTKVDGRQYLKFTLLNPETTLSDIAAVLDLIAGHAEQYLGETLVHA from the coding sequence ATGCGCTCGCACCTGCTCAACGACGCCACGGCGGAGAGCTACCGACGCTCCGTCACCGAAGGAGTCGAGCGGGTGGCGGACAAACTCGCCACGACGCGTCGCCCGTTCACCGGCGTGACCCCCGCCGAGCTGGCTCCCACCGTCGACGCCGTCGACCTCGACAAGCCGCTCGGCAACTCGTCCGCCGCTCTGGACGAGCTCGAGAGCGTCTACCTCCGCGACGCCGTCTACTTCCACCACCCGCGCTACCTGGGCCACCTCAACTGCCCGGTCGTGATCCCCGCCGTCCTCGGCGAGGCCGTCCTCTCGGCGGTCAACTCCTCGCTCGACACCTGGGACCAGAGCGCGGGCGGCACCCTCATCGAGCGCAAGCTCATCGACTGGACCTGCGGCCGCATCGGCCTCGGCCCGGCCGCCGACGGCGTGTTCACCAGCGGCGGTACGCAGTCCAACCTCCAGGCGCTCCTGCTCGCCCGCGAGGAGGCCAAGACGAGGGACCTGGCGAAACTCCGGATCTTCTCCTCCGAGTGCAGCCACTTCAGCGTCCAGAAGTCGGCCACCCTTCTCGGCCTCGGCGCCAACGCCGTCATCTCCATCCCGGTCGACCGCAACAAGCGGATGCAGTCCGTCGTCCTCGCCGCCGAGCTGGAGGCCTGCCGCGCCGAGGGGCTGACCCCGATGGCGATCGTCGCCACCGCCGGCACCACCGACTTCGGCTCCATCGACCCGCTGCCCGAGATCGCCGCCCTGGCCGACGAGTACGGCGCCTGGATGCACGTCGACGCGGCCTACGGCTGCGGACTCCTCGCCTCGCTCACCCGCCGCCACCTGCTGGACGGCATCGAGCACGCGGACTCGGTCACCGTCGACTACCACAAGTCCTTCTTCCAGCCGGTGAGTTCCTCCGCCGTGCTGGTCCGGGACGGAGCGACGCTGCGCCACGCCACGTACCACGCGGACTACCTCAACCCGCGTCGCACGATCGCGGAGCAGATTCCCAACCAGGTGGACAAGTCCCTCCAGACCACCCGCCGCTTCGATGCGCTCAAGCTGTGGATGACCCTGCGCGTGATGGGCGCCGACGGTGTCGGCGAGCTCTTCGACGAGGTCTGCGACCTGGCTGCGGCCGGGTTCGAGCTGCTCGCCGCCGACCCGCGCTACGACGTGGTCGTCCAGCCGCAGCTGTCCACGCTCGTCTACCGCTACATCCCCGAGGCCGTCACCTCGCCCGCGGACATCGACCGCGCCAACCTCTACGCCCGCAAGGCGCTCTTCGCCTCCGGCGAGGCCGTCGTCGCCGGGACCAAGGTCGACGGCCGCCAGTACCTGAAGTTCACCTTGCTCAACCCCGAGACGACCCTGTCGGACATCGCCGCCGTCCTCGATCTGATAGCCGGCCACGCCGAGCAGTACCTGGGAGAGACCCTTGTCCACGCCTGA
- a CDS encoding siderophore-interacting protein translates to MTSAETAPFQFFNLQVDRTRRLGPSLVRVTFTGEDLTSFASGGRDQSLSLFLPHPGQEAPVLPPLDNPDMYAILGAWRAMPDDERAVMRSYTVREQRTEPRNEVDIDFALHEDGGPACRWAQRAEPGDRVVVLGPAIPANTGVRFQLPDDADSVLIWADETALPAASAILEWLPAETRAHVYLEVPYSGDRLELATQADATVTWLIREEGAPSGVDAVRAAELPGRAPYVWIAGESGAVKALRRHFVRERELDRRRVTFVGYWRKGLSEDALREVPDETQDDA, encoded by the coding sequence ATGACGAGCGCCGAGACCGCCCCGTTCCAGTTCTTCAACCTCCAGGTCGACCGGACGAGGCGGCTCGGCCCGTCCCTGGTCCGGGTCACCTTCACGGGAGAGGACCTCACGTCCTTCGCCTCCGGCGGACGCGACCAGTCGCTCTCCCTCTTCCTGCCGCACCCCGGCCAGGAGGCCCCCGTCCTGCCGCCGCTGGACAACCCCGACATGTACGCGATCCTCGGCGCCTGGCGTGCGATGCCGGACGACGAACGGGCCGTGATGCGCTCGTACACCGTCCGGGAGCAGCGCACGGAGCCGCGGAACGAGGTCGACATCGACTTCGCGCTGCACGAGGACGGCGGCCCCGCCTGTCGCTGGGCGCAGCGTGCCGAGCCCGGTGACCGGGTGGTCGTTCTCGGTCCCGCGATTCCGGCCAACACCGGTGTCCGCTTCCAACTGCCGGACGACGCCGACTCCGTACTCATCTGGGCGGACGAGACGGCCCTTCCGGCCGCCTCGGCGATCCTGGAGTGGCTGCCGGCCGAAACCCGCGCCCACGTCTATCTCGAAGTCCCCTACTCCGGCGACCGCCTGGAGCTGGCGACGCAGGCCGACGCCACCGTCACATGGCTGATTCGCGAGGAGGGCGCGCCCTCCGGTGTGGACGCGGTGCGCGCCGCCGAGCTGCCGGGCCGGGCTCCCTACGTCTGGATCGCAGGCGAGTCCGGGGCGGTGAAGGCGCTGCGCCGCCACTTCGTGCGGGAGCGTGAACTCGACCGCCGGCGCGTGACGTTCGTCGGCTACTGGCGCAAGGGGCTGTCCGAGGACGCCCTGCGTGAGGTGCCGGACGAGACGCAGGACGACGCGTAA
- a CDS encoding ABC transporter substrate-binding protein — protein sequence MPSNARATHLTRRGLLAAGGALGLGAALAACGTETKGGSSSDKATEKAGPWKFTDDRGTAVEAKSTPKNIVAFTGMAAALKDFGIEVKGVFGPTYVEDPKTKEKKPDVQAGDLDIAKVKVIGNVWGEFKIEEYLKLNPDVLITDMWEKNDLWYVPAEQKDKILKVAPSVALWASDKSMPTVLQRHADLAASLGADVKTKQILDDKARFEAAAERVRQAAKGKKDIKVLIGSGSPDLFYVSTPVRPTDTLYFQELGLNIIVPDKLDQGGWFEGLSWENVDKYKADVILLDNRTSALQPEALKAKPTWAALPAVKAGQVFPRVTEPIYSYAKCAPLLEDLAKALENAKKVA from the coding sequence ATGCCCAGCAACGCCCGAGCCACCCATCTCACCCGCCGCGGTCTGCTCGCAGCGGGCGGCGCCCTCGGGCTCGGCGCCGCGCTCGCCGCCTGCGGTACCGAGACCAAGGGCGGCAGCTCCTCCGACAAGGCCACGGAGAAGGCCGGGCCGTGGAAGTTCACCGACGACCGCGGCACGGCCGTCGAGGCGAAGTCCACCCCGAAGAACATCGTCGCCTTCACCGGTATGGCAGCCGCGCTCAAGGACTTCGGCATCGAGGTCAAGGGCGTCTTCGGCCCGACCTACGTCGAGGACCCGAAGACCAAGGAGAAGAAGCCGGACGTCCAGGCCGGCGACCTCGACATCGCCAAGGTCAAGGTCATCGGCAACGTCTGGGGCGAGTTCAAGATCGAGGAGTACCTCAAGCTCAACCCCGATGTCCTCATCACGGACATGTGGGAGAAGAACGACCTCTGGTACGTCCCGGCCGAGCAGAAGGACAAGATCCTCAAGGTCGCCCCGAGCGTCGCCCTGTGGGCCTCCGACAAGTCCATGCCGACCGTCCTCCAGCGCCACGCCGACCTCGCCGCCTCGCTGGGCGCCGATGTGAAGACCAAGCAGATCCTGGACGACAAGGCCCGCTTCGAGGCCGCCGCCGAGCGCGTCCGCCAGGCCGCCAAGGGCAAGAAGGACATCAAGGTCCTGATCGGCTCCGGCTCCCCCGACCTGTTCTACGTCTCCACCCCGGTCCGGCCGACCGACACGCTCTACTTCCAGGAGCTGGGCCTCAACATCATCGTCCCCGACAAGCTGGACCAGGGCGGCTGGTTCGAGGGTCTGAGCTGGGAGAACGTCGACAAGTACAAGGCCGACGTCATCCTGCTCGACAACCGCACCTCGGCCCTGCAGCCAGAGGCCCTCAAGGCCAAGCCGACCTGGGCCGCGCTGCCCGCCGTCAAGGCCGGCCAGGTCTTCCCGCGCGTGACCGAGCCCATCTACTCCTACGCCAAGTGCGCCCCGCTCCTGGAGGACCTGGCGAAGGCGCTGGAGAACGCGAAGAAGGTGGCCTGA
- a CDS encoding acyl-CoA dehydrogenase family protein, translating to MSLDHRLSEEHEELRRTVEEFAHDVVAPKIGDYYERHEFPYEIVREMGRMGLFGLPFPEEYGGMGGDYLALGIALEELARVDSSVAITLEAGVSLGAMPVYRFGTEEQKQEWLPRMCSGEILGAFGLTEPGAGSDAGGTRTTAVRDGDDWVINGSKCFITNSGTDITGLVTVTAVTGRKADGRPLISSIIVPSGTPGFTVAAPYSKVGWNASDTRELSFDDVRVPAANLLGEEGRGYAQFLRILDEGRIAISALATGLAQGCVDESVKYAKERHAFGRPIGDNQAIQFKIADMEMRAHMARIGWRDAASRLVLGESFKKEAAIAKLYSSTVAVDNAREATQIHGGYGFMNEYPVARMWRDSKILEIGEGTSEVQRMLIARELGLSS from the coding sequence ATGTCCCTCGACCACCGGCTCTCCGAAGAGCACGAGGAACTCCGTCGCACTGTGGAGGAGTTCGCCCACGACGTCGTCGCGCCGAAGATCGGCGACTACTACGAGCGCCATGAGTTCCCGTACGAGATCGTCCGCGAGATGGGCCGCATGGGCCTGTTCGGCCTGCCCTTCCCGGAGGAGTACGGCGGGATGGGCGGCGACTACCTCGCCCTCGGTATCGCGCTGGAGGAGCTCGCCCGCGTCGACTCCTCCGTCGCCATCACCCTGGAGGCGGGTGTCTCGCTCGGCGCGATGCCGGTCTACCGCTTCGGCACCGAGGAGCAGAAGCAGGAGTGGCTGCCCCGGATGTGCTCGGGCGAGATCCTGGGCGCCTTCGGTCTGACCGAGCCCGGCGCGGGCAGCGACGCCGGCGGCACCCGCACCACCGCCGTCCGCGACGGCGACGACTGGGTCATCAACGGCTCGAAGTGCTTCATCACCAACTCCGGTACGGACATCACCGGTCTGGTCACGGTCACGGCGGTCACCGGCCGCAAGGCCGACGGCCGCCCGCTGATCTCCTCGATCATCGTCCCGTCCGGCACCCCGGGCTTCACCGTCGCCGCCCCGTACTCCAAGGTCGGCTGGAACGCCTCGGACACCCGTGAGCTGTCCTTCGACGACGTCCGCGTGCCCGCCGCGAACCTGCTCGGCGAAGAGGGCCGCGGCTACGCGCAGTTCCTGCGGATCCTGGACGAGGGCCGGATCGCGATCTCGGCGCTCGCGACCGGACTCGCGCAGGGCTGTGTCGACGAGTCGGTGAAGTACGCCAAGGAACGGCACGCCTTCGGCCGGCCGATCGGCGACAACCAGGCCATCCAGTTCAAGATCGCGGACATGGAGATGCGGGCGCACATGGCCCGGATCGGCTGGCGCGACGCGGCGTCCCGGCTGGTGCTCGGCGAGTCCTTCAAGAAGGAGGCGGCGATCGCGAAGCTGTACTCCTCCACGGTGGCCGTCGACAACGCCCGCGAGGCGACCCAGATCCACGGCGGCTACGGCTTCATGAACGAGTACCCGGTCGCGCGGATGTGGCGCGACTCCAAGATCCTGGAGATCGGCGAGGGCACCAGCGAGGTCCAGCGGATGCTGATCGCACGGGAGTTGGGCCTCTCCAGCTGA
- a CDS encoding hydroxymethylglutaryl-CoA lyase codes for MTTGLPMTVPAQGLPARVRIHEVGPRDGLQNEKTVVPTGTKAEFVRRLAAAGLDTVEATSFVHPKWVPQLADAEELFPLLKDVPARLPVLVPNERGLDRAMALGAREIAVFASATESFAKANLNRTVDEALAMFEPVVTRAIEQGLRIRGYLSMCFGDPWEGAVPVEQVVRVTKALAEMGCDELSLGDTIGVATPGHVEALLQGLNEAGVPTSRIAVHFHDTYGQALSNTLAALRHGVTTVDASAGGLGGCPYAKSATGNLATEDLVWMLDGLGIETGVDLAALTATSVWMADQLGRPSPSRTVRALSHKES; via the coding sequence ATGACCACGGGCCTGCCCATGACCGTGCCCGCCCAGGGGCTCCCCGCCCGGGTGCGGATCCACGAGGTCGGGCCGCGCGACGGGCTTCAGAACGAGAAGACCGTCGTCCCGACCGGGACGAAGGCCGAGTTCGTCCGGCGCCTCGCCGCCGCCGGGCTCGACACCGTCGAGGCGACCAGCTTCGTCCACCCCAAGTGGGTGCCCCAGCTGGCGGACGCCGAGGAGCTGTTCCCGCTCCTCAAGGACGTTCCGGCCCGGCTCCCGGTCCTCGTGCCCAACGAGCGCGGGCTCGACCGCGCCATGGCCCTCGGCGCCCGCGAGATCGCCGTCTTCGCCTCCGCCACCGAGTCCTTCGCCAAGGCCAACCTCAACCGCACCGTCGACGAGGCCCTCGCCATGTTCGAGCCCGTCGTCACCCGCGCCATAGAGCAGGGCCTCCGTATCCGCGGCTATCTCTCGATGTGCTTCGGCGACCCCTGGGAGGGTGCCGTACCCGTCGAGCAGGTCGTCCGCGTCACCAAGGCCCTCGCCGAGATGGGCTGCGACGAGCTGAGCCTCGGCGACACCATCGGCGTCGCCACCCCCGGTCATGTGGAGGCCCTGCTCCAGGGACTCAACGAGGCCGGCGTGCCCACGTCCCGTATCGCCGTGCACTTCCACGACACGTACGGGCAGGCCCTCTCCAACACCCTCGCCGCGCTCCGGCACGGCGTGACCACGGTCGACGCCTCCGCCGGCGGCCTCGGCGGCTGCCCGTACGCGAAGAGCGCCACGGGCAACCTCGCCACCGAGGACCTCGTATGGATGCTCGACGGCCTCGGCATCGAGACCGGGGTCGACCTGGCCGCCCTCACCGCCACCAGCGTGTGGATGGCCGACCAACTGGGCCGACCGAGCCCTTCCCGAACCGTTCGCGCGCTCTCCCACAAGGAGTCCTAG